The Sporocytophaga myxococcoides genome contains a region encoding:
- a CDS encoding YegP family protein, giving the protein MEFIPKFQITFNNQFNYRLKSTTGKVILSGQGYISQEACRKGIEQVKASAPYDSRYERKNSLNNNQYYFILRSANGDSLGRSEMYYSHEAREEAIDEVSRTAPFSMVEQYADFIF; this is encoded by the coding sequence ATGGAATTTATACCCAAGTTTCAAATCACGTTTAATAACCAGTTTAATTACAGATTAAAATCTACAACTGGAAAAGTTATTTTATCCGGACAAGGCTATATATCTCAGGAAGCGTGTCGTAAAGGAATAGAACAGGTAAAAGCGAGTGCACCATACGATAGCAGGTATGAGAGAAAAAATTCATTAAACAACAACCAGTATTATTTTATACTAAGATCAGCAAACGGAGATTCACTTGGCAGAAGTGAAATGTATTACTCGCATGAAGCAAGAGAAGAAGCCATTGACGAAGTCAGCAGAACAGCACCATTCTCAATGGTGGAACAATACGCAGATTTTATATTCTAA
- a CDS encoding DUF1508 domain-containing protein, producing MESNPKFQIYLNFYRLKSPKGDIVLTGEGYATRLECINKIEHVKSSASKSSRYERVISNNNEYYFILRSANGERIGKSEMYPTPRLREEGIETVLKIAPLAAIEEFPGHEY from the coding sequence ATGGAAAGCAATCCAAAATTCCAAATTTATCTTAATTTTTACAGATTAAAATCTCCAAAAGGAGACATAGTTCTAACCGGCGAGGGATATGCCACACGGTTGGAATGCATCAACAAAATAGAGCATGTTAAATCCAGTGCATCAAAGAGTTCCAGATACGAGAGAGTAATTTCAAATAATAATGAGTACTACTTTATCCTGAGATCTGCTAATGGGGAACGCATAGGTAAAAGTGAAATGTATCCTACTCCAAGGCTCCGGGAGGAAGGTATTGAAACAGTTCTGAAAATTGCACCTTTAGCTGCAATAGAAGAATTTCCGGGGCACGAATACTAG
- a CDS encoding helix-turn-helix transcriptional regulator: MAGSKNQISRYQVIDECLSGKKKYWTKNELIQRIDERVDIKISARTLDNDIHNMRYNAQLKFEAPIEFCKDHNGYHYTEPNYSIYRIPLNEAHLKAFEFATAVLGQFKNFGILNEFAGAVDKVVKVVNNLKNKNFDISDTIVDFEKAPYYKGADHLETLIDCIKDKRVVEIVYKKFNSKTEKKHIIHPYLLKEYANRWYLLGLGESRKEVITLGLDRIVSISNHEGLIKFSMLKDFSAEDYFKNTIGITYSKGPVEDVILSFSLNQAEYLKTQYLHSSQKIIKQDDKEFIIKLNLVPNYELVSKILSYGKDVKVLAPESLRKQVGEVLKEAYAYYWE, encoded by the coding sequence ATGGCAGGAAGTAAAAATCAGATTTCAAGATATCAGGTAATTGACGAATGTCTTTCAGGAAAAAAGAAGTATTGGACTAAAAATGAATTGATACAGAGAATTGATGAGCGCGTTGATATTAAAATCAGTGCAAGGACTCTGGATAATGATATCCACAATATGCGTTATAATGCGCAGTTAAAATTTGAAGCACCTATTGAATTTTGTAAAGATCACAATGGGTATCATTATACAGAACCGAATTATTCTATTTATAGAATACCTCTTAACGAAGCACATTTAAAAGCTTTTGAATTCGCAACGGCTGTATTAGGGCAGTTTAAAAATTTTGGAATTCTGAATGAATTTGCAGGAGCTGTTGATAAAGTTGTAAAGGTGGTAAATAACCTGAAGAACAAAAATTTTGATATATCAGACACTATAGTTGATTTTGAAAAGGCTCCTTATTACAAAGGAGCTGATCATCTGGAAACCTTGATTGATTGTATAAAGGATAAAAGAGTTGTAGAGATTGTCTATAAAAAATTTAACTCAAAGACTGAGAAGAAACATATCATTCATCCTTATCTTTTAAAGGAGTATGCAAACCGCTGGTATTTGCTGGGCCTTGGTGAAAGCAGGAAGGAGGTTATCACACTCGGCCTCGATAGGATTGTAAGTATCAGTAATCATGAAGGGCTGATAAAATTCTCTATGCTGAAAGATTTCAGTGCAGAAGATTATTTTAAAAATACAATCGGAATAACTTATTCAAAGGGGCCGGTAGAGGATGTTATATTATCTTTTTCGCTCAACCAGGCAGAGTACCTGAAAACACAATATCTGCATAGTTCTCAGAAGATAATTAAACAGGATGATAAAGAGTTTATAATCAAGCTGAATCTGGTACCTAATTATGAACTTGTCTCCAAAATTTTAAGCTATGGAAAAGATGTGAAGGTGCTAGCTCCTGAATCTTTGAGAAAGCAGGTAGGAGAGGTGCTGAAAGAAGCATATGCGTATTATTGGGAGTAG
- a CDS encoding ABC-2 transporter permease gives MRTLIFLLRKEFKQIFRDKAILAIIFVMPSVQLIIMPLAANYEVKKINLAVVDNDKSTYTQKLISQITSSGYFRLQSYNASYNDAYESIKSDKADLILEIPHGFERNLVRENKEKIFVAINAINGTKANLGGAYLSTIIGNFNNDLRMKLTVGSRFSQATTIEIASSNWFNMYMNYRLFFVPGILAILVTLVGSFLTALNIVREKEVGTIEQINVTPIKKHHFILGKLIPFWVLANVIFTIGLLLGRFVYGISPVGNFGLLYLFVGVYLLAALGLGLLISTFADTQQQAMLIMFFFMMVFILMGGLFTPIESMPQWAQIITKFNPVRYFIEVMRMVILKGSTLRDVASQFIAVILFAIVLNSWAILNYKKRN, from the coding sequence ATGAGAACATTGATCTTTTTATTAAGAAAAGAATTCAAACAAATATTCCGAGATAAGGCAATATTGGCCATTATATTTGTGATGCCTTCGGTTCAGCTTATAATTATGCCTCTGGCGGCTAATTATGAGGTGAAGAAGATTAATCTGGCTGTTGTTGATAATGATAAATCTACTTATACCCAAAAACTGATATCTCAGATCACTAGTTCTGGTTATTTTCGGTTGCAAAGTTATAATGCTTCTTATAATGATGCGTATGAATCAATTAAATCAGATAAAGCCGATCTTATATTGGAGATTCCTCATGGGTTTGAAAGGAATTTGGTAAGAGAAAATAAAGAGAAAATATTTGTTGCCATAAATGCTATTAATGGAACTAAAGCAAATCTTGGGGGAGCCTATCTTTCAACTATTATAGGTAATTTTAATAATGACCTCCGAATGAAGCTCACGGTAGGATCGAGATTTAGTCAGGCTACTACAATTGAAATAGCTTCTTCTAACTGGTTTAATATGTATATGAACTATCGGTTATTTTTTGTTCCAGGTATACTGGCAATATTGGTTACATTAGTGGGTAGCTTTCTTACCGCACTCAATATAGTCCGTGAGAAAGAAGTAGGTACAATTGAGCAAATAAATGTTACCCCGATAAAAAAGCATCATTTTATTCTTGGAAAGTTGATTCCTTTTTGGGTGCTTGCTAATGTGATATTCACGATAGGGCTGCTCCTCGGAAGGTTTGTATATGGTATCAGTCCTGTTGGAAATTTTGGACTATTATATCTGTTTGTAGGAGTCTATCTTCTGGCAGCCCTTGGTTTGGGATTACTTATATCCACCTTTGCAGACACTCAGCAGCAGGCCATGTTGATCATGTTCTTTTTTATGATGGTATTTATATTAATGGGAGGATTGTTCACTCCCATTGAAAGCATGCCTCAGTGGGCACAGATTATAACAAAATTTAACCCGGTAAGATATTTCATAGAAGTAATGCGTATGGTTATTCTTAAAGGTAGCACGCTGAGAGATGTGGCTTCTCAGTTTATTGCAGTGATTCTATTTGCTATTGTACTAAATAGTTGGGCAATATTAAATTATAAAAAGAGGAATTAG
- a CDS encoding TetR/AcrR family transcriptional regulator, translating to MSDCILFAKRNDMAKKKEKEMEADFSAEERLKEAAIKVFTQKGYAATRTRDIAKEAGLNLALLNYYFRSKEKLFEIIMMEKLQQLFEIIIPLANDPSTSLDKKLTAIASEYIDMLSVNENLPLFILHEIRSNPERFVSKMQVTKIFSDSVMIKQIRERRSDINPIHFVINILGMVVFPFIAKPILFSSGQVDDKAFGVLINERKKLIPLWVKAILKAK from the coding sequence ATGAGTGATTGTATTTTATTTGCAAAGAGGAATGATATGGCAAAAAAGAAAGAAAAAGAAATGGAAGCTGATTTTTCAGCTGAAGAGCGGTTGAAGGAAGCAGCCATAAAAGTCTTTACTCAGAAAGGTTATGCTGCAACCAGAACAAGAGACATTGCAAAGGAGGCCGGGCTCAACCTTGCTTTACTTAATTATTATTTCAGAAGCAAAGAAAAGTTATTTGAGATCATTATGATGGAAAAGCTGCAGCAGCTGTTTGAAATCATTATACCATTGGCAAATGACCCCTCCACAAGCCTAGATAAAAAGCTGACAGCAATCGCTTCGGAATATATAGATATGCTATCTGTAAACGAAAATTTGCCGTTGTTTATTCTTCATGAAATCAGAAGTAATCCTGAAAGATTTGTAAGTAAAATGCAGGTAACAAAAATATTTTCTGATTCTGTAATGATAAAGCAGATAAGGGAAAGAAGGTCTGATATAAACCCAATTCATTTTGTTATTAATATTCTTGGGATGGTTGTTTTTCCTTTCATTGCAAAGCCAATACTTTTTTCTTCTGGTCAGGTTGATGATAAAGCTTTTGGAGTACTTATCAACGAAAGAAAGAAACTGATCCCCTTATGGGTAAAGGCAATTTTGAAAGCAAAATAG
- a CDS encoding lysylphosphatidylglycerol synthase domain-containing protein: MSLLKKIKSWIRSYWQILLGLLCFFFAVIFFAKSGNEIKEISSALEKAHTFWIITGLLTSVVYVLLQGLLYFFSFRTIRCYPGYFSMVILYLKRFLISVILPAGGVTSLAFSTKETESQNISRPVLIFGSSIYMFTSCTSIFLFSIPAILITSLTEKDNLINPLIVIPVIIILAILVITFSSYKKHGRAYTLIKKNYPTLSERLDEINLEKFSTKFLIYTFLTSALLDFTGIYFAFSAMKAISGKGSLAMAFLSYVVVFFISMISPFMNGLGAIEAALTYLFKQYGLSPAHALLTALIYRLFSFWTPLLYSVFSYLLYKDSLFLKILPALVCLLLGMLNILTLLIPADFIHFNVIRDMISNELFYTSTYVQYVTGAILIINSIYLWQGYRTAWYIALLGAFISSIAHLTKGGYYEYSIVSFLIIIILLYTERNYTLQTNLSDFKRDFKFPLFLFIVIILYGTLGFYLMDTINFGKTFTIKEAFSLSLKNILLIGDSRTNQSGAFGNFFILSLRSASIVCFLYVLILTLLPLIKGRQHD; the protein is encoded by the coding sequence ATGAGTTTGTTAAAAAAAATCAAATCCTGGATAAGATCATACTGGCAAATACTATTAGGACTTCTTTGCTTTTTCTTTGCTGTCATTTTTTTTGCCAAATCCGGAAATGAGATCAAAGAAATATCTTCTGCACTAGAAAAGGCTCATACATTTTGGATCATTACCGGATTATTAACAAGTGTAGTTTATGTACTTTTGCAGGGACTATTATACTTTTTCAGCTTCAGAACCATACGATGCTATCCAGGATATTTCAGCATGGTCATACTCTATTTAAAGCGATTCTTAATCAGTGTCATCCTACCTGCTGGTGGAGTTACATCTTTGGCTTTCTCAACCAAGGAAACAGAATCTCAAAATATATCCAGACCCGTATTAATTTTCGGATCATCCATATACATGTTCACGAGTTGCACCTCAATCTTCTTATTTTCAATTCCTGCAATACTGATCACATCACTGACAGAAAAAGATAATCTTATAAACCCTCTTATTGTCATTCCGGTAATCATTATACTTGCAATACTGGTAATTACTTTTTCCTCCTATAAAAAACACGGCAGAGCTTATACATTAATTAAAAAGAATTACCCCACCTTGTCAGAGAGATTAGACGAGATAAATCTTGAAAAATTCTCAACAAAATTTCTGATCTACACCTTCTTAACTTCTGCTCTTCTTGACTTTACAGGCATTTACTTTGCTTTCTCTGCAATGAAAGCTATATCAGGAAAAGGAAGTCTGGCTATGGCTTTTCTCTCGTATGTCGTTGTTTTTTTCATCTCTATGATCTCTCCATTTATGAATGGACTGGGAGCAATTGAAGCTGCACTTACTTATTTATTTAAGCAATATGGGTTATCGCCGGCCCATGCTTTATTAACAGCGCTTATCTACAGATTATTTAGCTTCTGGACTCCTTTGCTTTATTCTGTCTTTTCATATCTATTGTATAAAGACAGTTTATTTCTGAAAATATTACCGGCCTTGGTTTGCCTCTTGTTAGGAATGCTTAATATCCTGACCTTACTAATTCCCGCAGATTTCATACATTTCAATGTAATCAGGGACATGATTTCTAATGAACTTTTTTATACATCAACCTATGTACAATATGTGACAGGCGCTATATTAATTATCAATTCTATTTATCTGTGGCAAGGTTACAGAACTGCATGGTACATTGCCCTTCTTGGAGCTTTTATATCCTCTATAGCACATCTGACCAAAGGCGGGTATTATGAATACTCGATAGTTTCATTTCTGATCATCATAATACTATTATACACCGAAAGAAACTATACTTTACAAACCAATCTTTCTGATTTCAAAAGAGATTTTAAGTTTCCGTTATTCTTATTTATTGTAATAATATTATATGGAACATTAGGATTTTATCTAATGGATACTATTAACTTCGGAAAAACCTTTACAATCAAAGAAGCTTTTAGTCTATCATTAAAAAACATACTCCTTATAGGAGATTCACGAACCAATCAATCTGGAGCATTTGGTAATTTCTTTATACTTTCTCTAAGATCTGCAAGTATTGTTTGCTTTCTCTATGTCCTTATATTGACTTTACTTCCATTAATAAAAGGACGTCAGCATGATTAA
- a CDS encoding DUF4249 family protein, producing the protein MKNKVLLFLLLIGLAACEDKVDLSKTLKSGKPALVVDAFITDLPEKQTIYLSSTQYYFDNSGPKKISGATVKVLDQTTQKEYVFTEAGAGVYVSQVRGDSMLIVDHSYRLLIEFEGQTYSAYSLMTRVPPVDSVFFDPIKDINDEIIPGKYQAEYRAIDPAGLGDNVWIRSYKNDVRNTDADRIAIAYDGGLSESAGADGLMYIYPLRRFPVNDNGGDENDQWLDGQKFMVELFSVTKDAAFFLQSVASQASLGGGGPLGALFSPPPANVPTNIVNITSKDNEAVGFFCTSAVSRAETIVPNSYGRIK; encoded by the coding sequence ATGAAAAATAAGGTTTTATTATTTTTATTACTTATAGGGCTTGCAGCGTGTGAGGATAAAGTTGATTTAAGTAAAACACTTAAATCTGGGAAGCCTGCTTTAGTAGTGGATGCTTTTATAACGGATCTTCCCGAAAAACAAACGATATATCTTTCAAGTACTCAATATTATTTTGACAATTCCGGACCTAAAAAAATAAGTGGAGCAACTGTTAAAGTATTGGATCAGACAACTCAGAAAGAGTATGTGTTTACGGAAGCTGGGGCAGGAGTATATGTTTCGCAGGTACGAGGAGATTCAATGCTGATTGTTGACCATTCTTACCGATTGTTAATAGAATTTGAAGGGCAAACGTATTCGGCTTATTCTTTGATGACAAGAGTTCCTCCGGTTGATTCGGTCTTTTTTGATCCTATAAAGGATATTAATGATGAAATCATACCCGGAAAGTATCAGGCAGAATACAGAGCAATAGATCCGGCAGGTTTGGGCGATAATGTATGGATCAGAAGTTATAAAAATGATGTCAGAAATACTGATGCCGACAGAATTGCTATTGCTTATGATGGAGGTTTAAGTGAGTCAGCAGGTGCAGATGGTCTTATGTATATCTATCCTTTAAGACGATTTCCTGTGAACGATAATGGAGGGGATGAAAATGATCAATGGCTGGATGGCCAAAAGTTTATGGTTGAATTGTTTTCCGTTACTAAAGATGCTGCCTTTTTTCTGCAATCTGTAGCTTCTCAGGCTTCACTTGGAGGCGGCGGACCTTTAGGAGCTTTATTTTCTCCTCCACCAGCCAACGTTCCAACCAATATTGTTAATATTACATCAAAGGATAATGAGGCTGTAGGCTTTTTCTGTACCTCTGCCGTTTCGAGAGCAGAGACTATTGTACCAAACTCATACGGCCGTATTAAATAA
- a CDS encoding ABC transporter ATP-binding protein: MHKNKSDAMEKVIVCKDLTKRFGDFIAANEITFDVYKGEIFGFLGANGAGKTTAIRMLCGLSVPSSGHAMVAGYDVYKQTEEIKKNIGYMSQKFSLYEDLTILENIEFFGGIYGLTRKEIKDKGRNLVEKLDLENEARKLVASLPLGWKQKLSFSVAVLHDPKIVFLDEPTGGVDPLTRRQFWDLIYEASERGITVFVTTHYMDEAEYCDRISIMVDGKMEVLDTPSNLKINFKATSMDEVFYQLARSAKRSD, encoded by the coding sequence ATGCACAAGAATAAATCTGATGCAATGGAAAAAGTAATAGTTTGCAAAGATCTTACAAAGCGCTTTGGAGATTTTATAGCTGCAAATGAGATTACATTTGATGTATATAAAGGAGAGATCTTCGGATTCCTTGGTGCAAACGGTGCTGGTAAAACCACTGCTATCAGGATGTTATGTGGTTTGTCGGTTCCGTCTTCAGGTCATGCGATGGTTGCCGGTTATGATGTTTATAAGCAAACTGAAGAGATCAAGAAAAACATCGGCTATATGAGTCAAAAATTTTCTTTATATGAAGATCTTACCATTCTTGAGAATATAGAATTTTTTGGAGGAATATATGGTCTTACAAGGAAGGAGATTAAAGATAAAGGGAGAAATCTTGTAGAAAAGCTTGATCTTGAGAATGAAGCTAGAAAGCTGGTTGCTTCTTTACCATTAGGATGGAAACAAAAGTTATCGTTCTCGGTGGCGGTGCTACATGACCCTAAAATCGTTTTTCTTGATGAACCTACGGGAGGTGTAGATCCTTTGACACGCAGACAGTTTTGGGATCTGATTTATGAGGCATCAGAGAGAGGCATAACTGTTTTTGTTACGACCCACTATATGGACGAGGCTGAGTATTGTGATCGTATCTCTATAATGGTTGACGGAAAAATGGAAGTACTGGACACTCCTTCCAATCTGAAGATAAATTTCAAGGCAACATCAATGGACGAAGTGTTTTATCAGCTGGCAAGAAGTGCAAAACGATCAGATTAG
- a CDS encoding ABC transporter permease: MKQFLVFVRKEFYHVLRDKKTLLILFGMPVVQILLFGFALTNEVKDSPIVVVDYARDEASQSIITRLGASRYFKLERNVLSQKELIQSFRDGKIKAAVVFPDHFNENLEHMNKAQIQILADASDPNTATLVTNYVSAIVRDYLSDRMELMAVPYQIIPEVRMLYNPQLLGAPNFVPGVMALVLMLVCVMMTAISIVKEKEMGTMEVLLVSPFQPFLVILSKAIPYIALSLVNLGAILTLSTFLLELPVRGSLMLLIGESTLFIICCLSLGILISIKAKSQQVAMMISLVGMFLPTVLFSGYMFPIENMPLPLQIISNIVPSKWYYIIVKSVMIKGVGFMYIWRETLVLIGITIVFLLISLKSFKIRLE, encoded by the coding sequence ATGAAACAATTTTTAGTATTTGTAAGAAAAGAATTCTATCATGTACTACGTGATAAGAAGACTTTATTGATTCTATTTGGAATGCCAGTTGTTCAGATACTTTTATTCGGATTTGCTTTGACCAATGAAGTGAAAGATTCTCCAATAGTAGTGGTGGACTATGCTCGTGATGAGGCTTCTCAGTCTATTATCACCAGATTAGGTGCCAGCCGATATTTTAAGCTTGAAAGAAATGTTTTGTCTCAAAAGGAATTAATTCAGAGTTTCAGAGATGGGAAGATTAAAGCTGCAGTAGTTTTTCCTGATCATTTTAATGAAAATCTGGAGCATATGAACAAAGCTCAGATACAGATTCTTGCCGATGCTTCTGATCCCAACACAGCAACTCTGGTTACTAATTACGTGTCAGCGATCGTCAGAGATTATCTATCCGATCGTATGGAGTTGATGGCGGTTCCATATCAGATTATACCTGAGGTGAGAATGTTATATAATCCTCAATTGCTGGGTGCTCCAAATTTTGTTCCAGGTGTAATGGCATTGGTCCTGATGCTGGTGTGTGTGATGATGACGGCTATTTCCATTGTGAAAGAAAAGGAAATGGGCACAATGGAGGTTTTGCTTGTTTCGCCCTTTCAGCCTTTTCTGGTGATTTTATCTAAAGCTATTCCATATATAGCGCTATCTTTGGTCAACCTCGGAGCTATCCTTACCTTAAGCACCTTTTTGCTGGAGCTACCAGTCAGAGGAAGCCTGATGTTATTAATAGGAGAAAGCACCCTTTTTATTATTTGCTGTTTGAGCCTTGGTATACTTATCTCTATTAAAGCCAAATCTCAGCAAGTGGCGATGATGATCTCTCTGGTGGGAATGTTTCTGCCTACCGTTTTATTCAGTGGATATATGTTTCCGATAGAGAATATGCCTCTACCTTTGCAGATTATATCAAATATTGTTCCTTCAAAGTGGTATTACATTATTGTAAAGTCAGTGATGATTAAAGGAGTAGGGTTTATGTATATCTGGAGAGAGACTTTAGTTCTTATAGGGATTACAATAGTGTTTCTGTTGATTAGTCTCAAAAGTTTTAAAATCAGATTGGAGTAA
- a CDS encoding ABC transporter ATP-binding protein, whose translation MSAITVKNLTKTYEKGKILAVDNISFEVGKGELFGLIGPDGAGKTSIFRMLTTLLLPDKGKASVDGFDVVRDFKKIRNTVGYMPGKFSLYQDLTIEENLNFFATVFNTTVEENYSLIKDIYIQIEKFKTRRAGKLSGGMKQKLALCCALIHKPTTLFLDEPTTGVDPVSRKEFWDMLKRLKEQGITILVSTPYMDEANRCDRIALIQSGKILSIDTPAAIINSFSEKLYAIKANKMYPLLKLLELFPQRKSSYAFGEFAHAVFDPQMEDNELIKYLEERGLKQIEIEIIEPTIEDTFIKLLSRYNHAQE comes from the coding sequence ATGTCAGCCATAACAGTAAAAAATCTTACCAAAACCTATGAGAAAGGCAAAATCCTTGCCGTAGATAATATTTCATTTGAAGTAGGAAAGGGAGAGTTATTTGGCCTGATAGGTCCTGATGGAGCAGGAAAAACCAGTATTTTTAGGATGCTCACGACCTTATTGTTGCCTGATAAGGGAAAGGCTTCGGTTGATGGATTTGACGTTGTAAGGGATTTTAAAAAAATCAGAAATACGGTCGGATATATGCCTGGTAAATTCTCCTTATATCAGGATCTGACAATCGAAGAAAATCTGAATTTTTTTGCCACAGTTTTTAATACTACTGTTGAAGAAAATTATTCTTTAATAAAAGATATCTACATACAGATAGAAAAATTTAAAACAAGGAGAGCCGGTAAATTGTCAGGCGGGATGAAACAGAAGCTGGCTTTATGTTGTGCGCTTATTCATAAACCAACTACATTGTTTCTTGATGAACCCACAACTGGTGTAGATCCTGTATCCCGTAAAGAATTCTGGGATATGCTTAAACGCTTGAAGGAACAAGGAATAACAATATTGGTATCAACTCCTTATATGGATGAAGCCAATAGATGCGACAGAATAGCCTTGATTCAAAGCGGAAAGATTTTATCAATAGACACACCAGCTGCCATTATAAATTCTTTTTCAGAAAAATTATATGCCATAAAAGCAAACAAAATGTATCCTCTTCTTAAGCTATTGGAATTGTTTCCTCAAAGGAAATCCAGCTATGCTTTTGGAGAATTTGCTCATGCTGTTTTTGATCCGCAGATGGAAGATAATGAATTAATAAAATATCTTGAGGAGAGAGGATTAAAACAAATAGAAATAGAAATCATTGAGCCAACAATAGAAGATACTTTTATAAAGTTGTTAAGCCGATACAATCATGCACAAGAATAA
- a CDS encoding HlyD family secretion protein, whose amino-acid sequence MNTVIKYFGGCLIVIILLSCSKQTSYDATGTFEAVETIISSEGNGVIKEFELEEGQDLSQGQYVGYIDTIQLFLKMKQLEAQIKSTISQKPDISRQIASLKAQIKAAEKDKERFTDLAKEDAIPQKQLDDITAQVDVLHRQLDALYSSLNITSKGITLQADPITIQIAQVEDQLRKSIILNPVKGTVLSKYVEANEIASVGKPLYKIADLSTIILRAYITGSQLPIVKLNQKVKVLVYADKGSYKEYSGMIEWISSTAEFTPKTIQTKDERANLVYAIKIRVKNDGYLKIGMYGEVKL is encoded by the coding sequence ATGAATACAGTAATCAAGTATTTTGGGGGATGTTTAATAGTTATTATCCTATTGTCCTGTTCCAAACAGACGTCCTATGATGCTACAGGTACTTTTGAAGCAGTTGAAACAATTATTTCTTCAGAAGGAAATGGAGTTATAAAGGAATTTGAGTTAGAGGAAGGACAGGATTTGAGCCAAGGTCAATATGTCGGATATATAGATACCATTCAGCTTTTCCTCAAAATGAAACAACTGGAAGCTCAGATTAAATCCACAATTAGTCAGAAACCTGATATAAGCAGGCAGATAGCTTCTCTGAAGGCCCAGATAAAGGCTGCTGAGAAAGATAAGGAAAGGTTTACGGACCTTGCAAAGGAAGATGCTATTCCTCAAAAGCAATTGGATGATATTACAGCTCAGGTTGATGTATTGCACAGGCAGCTGGATGCTTTGTATTCCTCTCTGAATATTACATCCAAAGGTATTACTCTGCAGGCAGATCCTATTACCATCCAGATAGCACAAGTCGAAGATCAGTTGCGAAAGAGTATTATTCTAAACCCTGTTAAGGGAACAGTGCTGAGTAAATATGTTGAAGCAAATGAAATCGCATCTGTTGGAAAACCTTTATATAAAATTGCAGATCTCTCAACTATTATTCTCAGAGCATATATTACAGGGAGTCAGTTGCCTATAGTAAAGCTGAATCAGAAAGTAAAGGTTCTTGTCTACGCAGATAAAGGTTCATACAAAGAATATTCTGGTATGATTGAGTGGATTAGTAGTACAGCAGAATTTACACCAAAGACAATTCAGACAAAGGACGAGCGTGCAAACCTGGTTTATGCCATAAAGATCAGGGTGAAAAATGACGGATATCTTAAAATAGGCATGTATGGTGAAGTAAAACTTTAG
- a CDS encoding Crp/Fnr family transcriptional regulator, which yields MENILKKINQLYPLSAKAVELFLDGMKIVSLAKGAILFKEGAISSKIYFLEKGAVRALYYKEDKEITFWFGFEGEMIMTLHSYIANKPGYETIELLEESLLYEMDLNYLQDLYKENIELANWGRKMAEEEFLKAEKRFLSQQFQTAREKYESLQMQYPRITERVQLGYIASYLGINQVTLSRIRSDLRNS from the coding sequence ATGGAAAATATTCTCAAGAAGATAAATCAATTGTATCCTCTTTCTGCAAAAGCTGTGGAACTGTTTCTGGATGGAATGAAGATTGTTTCTTTAGCAAAGGGAGCTATATTATTTAAGGAAGGAGCGATAAGCAGCAAAATATATTTTTTAGAAAAAGGAGCCGTAAGAGCATTGTATTATAAAGAAGACAAGGAGATTACATTTTGGTTTGGGTTTGAAGGAGAAATGATTATGACCCTTCATAGTTATATTGCAAATAAACCCGGGTATGAAACCATTGAATTGCTTGAGGAGTCTTTGTTGTATGAGATGGATCTTAACTATCTTCAGGATTTGTATAAAGAAAATATTGAGCTCGCTAACTGGGGAAGAAAAATGGCAGAGGAGGAGTTTTTAAAAGCTGAAAAAAGATTTTTGTCTCAGCAGTTTCAGACAGCAAGAGAAAAATACGAATCTCTTCAAATGCAATATCCTCGGATCACAGAGAGAGTTCAGTTAGGTTATATTGCATCATATTTAGGTATTAATCAGGTTACATTAAGCAGAATAAGGTCAGATCTGAGAAATTCTTAA